One part of the Mycolicibacterium aromaticivorans JS19b1 = JCM 16368 genome encodes these proteins:
- a CDS encoding TlpA disulfide reductase family protein, whose translation MKRLLVLLVAATVLVGCSTGDDAVAQGGTFEFVAPGGKTDIFYDPPSSRGTPGPLSGPELMDTSKTVSLKDFEGKVVVINVWGQWCGPCRSEITQLEQVYAQTRDLGVAFLGIDVRDNDISAPQDFVVDRKVTFPSIYDPAMRTMIAFGGKYPATVIPSTVVLDRQHRVAAVFLRELLAEDLLPVVQRLAAEPKAGTP comes from the coding sequence GTGAAGCGGCTGTTGGTCCTCCTGGTGGCGGCGACGGTGTTGGTCGGCTGCTCCACCGGTGACGACGCTGTCGCTCAGGGCGGCACATTCGAGTTCGTCGCCCCGGGCGGTAAGACCGACATCTTCTACGACCCGCCGAGCAGTCGCGGAACCCCCGGGCCGTTGTCCGGCCCTGAGCTGATGGACACCTCGAAGACCGTGTCGCTGAAGGACTTCGAGGGCAAAGTCGTCGTGATCAACGTGTGGGGTCAGTGGTGCGGGCCCTGTCGGTCCGAGATCACCCAGTTGGAGCAGGTCTACGCCCAGACCCGGGACCTGGGCGTGGCGTTTCTCGGGATCGACGTGCGGGACAACGACATCAGCGCTCCGCAGGACTTCGTGGTCGACCGCAAGGTCACGTTCCCGTCGATCTACGACCCGGCCATGCGCACCATGATCGCCTTTGGCGGCAAGTACCCCGCCACGGTGATCCCGTCGACCGTCGTGCTCGATCGACAACATCGGGTCGCCGCGGTGTTCCTGCGCGAACTACTGGCCGAGGACCTGCTGCCTGTGGTGCAGCGGCTGGCCGCCGAGCCGAAAGCGGGCACACCATGA
- a CDS encoding cytochrome c biogenesis CcdA family protein yields the protein MTGFAQTAAAGPLLLALGVCMLAGLVSFASPCVVPLVPGYLSYLAAVVGVDDTSGPVAVRTQRLRVAGSALLFVAGFTLVFVLGTVAVLGMTTTLITNQLVLQRVGGVLTIVMGLAFIGFIPALQRQARFTPRRFAGVAGAPLLGAVFGLGWTPCLGPTLTGVITVASATDGASVARGVVLVIAYCLGLGIPFVVLALGSSWAANGLGWLRRHTRTIQIVGGVLLIAVGLALVTGAWNDFISWVRDAFVSDVRLPI from the coding sequence ATGACCGGTTTCGCGCAGACCGCCGCCGCGGGCCCGCTGCTGCTTGCATTGGGCGTCTGCATGCTTGCCGGTTTGGTGTCGTTCGCCTCGCCGTGTGTGGTTCCGCTGGTTCCCGGCTATCTGTCCTACCTCGCGGCGGTCGTCGGTGTGGACGACACGTCCGGTCCGGTGGCCGTGCGGACGCAGCGCCTGCGGGTGGCCGGCTCGGCGCTGCTGTTTGTCGCCGGCTTCACTTTGGTGTTCGTGCTCGGCACGGTGGCGGTGCTGGGGATGACCACCACCCTGATCACGAATCAGCTTGTGCTGCAACGTGTCGGTGGGGTGCTGACTATCGTCATGGGTCTGGCGTTCATCGGCTTCATCCCGGCCCTGCAGCGTCAGGCCCGGTTCACTCCGCGCCGGTTCGCCGGTGTGGCGGGGGCACCGCTGCTCGGCGCGGTGTTCGGGCTGGGCTGGACTCCGTGCCTGGGTCCGACGCTGACCGGGGTCATCACCGTCGCCTCGGCCACCGACGGCGCCAGCGTCGCCCGCGGTGTCGTCCTGGTGATCGCCTACTGCCTGGGCCTTGGCATCCCGTTCGTGGTGTTGGCGCTGGGATCCAGTTGGGCGGCCAACGGTTTGGGCTGGCTGCGCCGGCACACCCGGACCATCCAGATCGTCGGCGGTGTGCTGTTGATCGCCGTCGGACTGGCCCTGGTCACCGGGGCATGGAACGACTTCATCTCCTGGGTGCGAGACGCCTTCGTCTCCGACGTGAGGCTGCCGATATGA
- the resB gene encoding cytochrome c biogenesis protein ResB gives MTTAPPRADTKSPKTRGFGSILRLLGRPIRILWRALTSMGTALVLLFLLAVAAVPGALLPQRSLNDAKVEQYIAEHNIIGPWLNRLQFFEVFSSFWFTAIYALLFISLVGCLTPRMIEHVKSMRAVPVPAPRNLSRLPKYATAEVVGTQESVAAGISERLKGWRRVTRHTDEGTEISAEKGYLREFGNIVFHFSLLGLLVAIAVGKLFGYEGNVIVIANGGPGVCSSSPAAFDSFRAGNSVDGTSLYPMCLRVNDFQAHYLPNGQALSFASNIDYQAGDDLAAGTWRPYRLEVNHPLRIGGDRVYLQGHGYAPTFTVTFPNGQKRTQTLQWRPDDQHTLLSSGVIRVDPPGGMYPDPSERRKHQLAIMGLFAPTAELDGTLLSSKYPAANDPAVAIDIYRGDTGLDTGRPQSLFTLDPRLIEQKRLTKVKRTNLKQGEEVRLDDGTVVRFDGATPFVNLQVSHDPGQVWVLVFAMSMMGGLLVSLIVRRRRVWARISPVGGLGVPPGGRRGGERSDPGIDLASGGTVNVELGGLARTDNSGWGNEFEKLAERMLADLPEPSKEKV, from the coding sequence ATGACGACCGCCCCGCCGCGAGCAGACACAAAATCGCCCAAAACAAGGGGGTTTGGGTCGATTTTGCGTCTGCTCGGCAGGCCGATCCGCATCCTCTGGCGGGCGCTGACCTCCATGGGCACCGCGTTGGTGCTGTTGTTCCTGCTCGCCGTCGCCGCCGTCCCCGGTGCGCTGCTGCCGCAGCGCAGCTTGAACGACGCCAAGGTCGAGCAGTACATCGCCGAGCACAACATCATCGGGCCATGGTTGAACCGCCTGCAGTTCTTCGAGGTGTTCTCCAGTTTCTGGTTCACCGCGATCTACGCGCTGTTGTTCATCTCGCTGGTGGGTTGCCTGACCCCGCGGATGATCGAACACGTCAAGAGCATGCGTGCCGTGCCGGTTCCGGCCCCGCGCAACCTGTCCCGACTGCCCAAGTACGCCACTGCCGAGGTGGTCGGTACGCAAGAGTCGGTCGCGGCCGGCATATCCGAACGGCTCAAGGGCTGGCGACGGGTCACCCGCCACACTGACGAGGGCACCGAAATCTCCGCTGAGAAGGGTTACCTGCGCGAGTTCGGCAACATCGTCTTCCACTTCTCGCTGCTCGGCCTGCTGGTGGCGATCGCCGTCGGCAAGCTGTTCGGCTACGAGGGCAACGTCATCGTCATCGCCAACGGTGGCCCCGGTGTCTGCTCGTCCTCGCCGGCGGCGTTCGACTCGTTCCGGGCCGGTAACAGCGTCGACGGCACGTCGCTGTACCCGATGTGCCTGCGAGTCAACGACTTCCAAGCCCACTACCTGCCCAACGGGCAGGCGCTGTCGTTCGCGTCGAACATCGACTACCAGGCCGGAGACGATCTGGCCGCGGGCACCTGGCGGCCCTACCGTCTCGAGGTCAACCATCCGCTGCGCATCGGCGGCGACCGGGTCTACCTGCAGGGCCACGGCTACGCCCCGACCTTCACCGTCACCTTCCCGAACGGGCAGAAGCGAACCCAGACTCTGCAATGGCGACCGGACGATCAGCACACCCTGCTGTCCTCGGGGGTGATCCGCGTCGACCCGCCCGGCGGCATGTACCCCGACCCCTCGGAGCGGCGTAAGCATCAGCTGGCGATCATGGGCCTGTTCGCGCCCACCGCCGAACTCGACGGCACCCTGCTGTCGTCGAAGTATCCGGCGGCCAACGACCCGGCGGTGGCCATCGACATCTACCGCGGCGACACCGGGCTGGACACCGGCCGACCGCAGTCACTTTTCACCCTCGACCCTCGGCTCATCGAGCAGAAGCGGCTGACCAAGGTCAAGCGCACCAATCTGAAGCAAGGTGAAGAGGTCAGGCTCGACGACGGCACCGTGGTCCGGTTCGACGGCGCCACCCCGTTCGTCAACCTGCAGGTTTCCCACGATCCCGGGCAGGTGTGGGTGCTGGTGTTCGCGATGTCGATGATGGGCGGTCTGCTGGTGTCGCTGATCGTGCGCCGCCGCCGGGTGTGGGCCAGGATTTCTCCTGTCGGCGGGCTGGGGGTGCCGCCCGGCGGAAGGCGAGGGGGAGAGCGCAGCGACCCGGGGATAGATTTGGCCTCGGGCGGTACGGTGAACGTCGAGCTGGGCGGTCTGGCCCGCACCGACAACTCCGGCTGGGGCAACGAGTTCGAGAAGCTCGCTGAACGGATGTTGGCGGACCTGCCGGAGCCGTCGAAAGAGAAGGTCTGA
- the ccsB gene encoding c-type cytochrome biogenesis protein CcsB, which produces MNTEHIDIGLARYSDWAFTSSVVVLVLALLLLAVELAYSRGRKVEARELVSAGVAADSDRPGVVVEQQKRSADERIGKAGLSLVYLGIALLFACIVLRGLATARVPWGNMYEFINLTCFCGLVAGAIVLRKPQYRALWVFVLVPVLILLTVSGRWLYTNAAPVMPALQSYWLPIHVSVVSLGSGVFLVAGMASIMFLLKMSPLAAAGREGALAQIVQRMPDAQTLDRIAYRTTIFAFPIFGFGVIFGAIWAEEAWGRYWGWDPKETVSFIAWVVYAAYLHARSTAGWRDKKAAWINVIGFVAMVFNLFFINLVTVGLHSYAGVS; this is translated from the coding sequence ATGAACACCGAGCACATCGACATCGGGTTGGCCCGCTACTCCGACTGGGCGTTCACCTCGTCGGTCGTCGTACTGGTCTTGGCGCTGTTGCTGCTGGCCGTCGAACTCGCCTATAGCCGCGGCCGCAAGGTCGAGGCCCGCGAGCTGGTATCGGCAGGAGTCGCGGCGGACAGTGATCGGCCCGGCGTCGTCGTCGAACAGCAGAAGCGCTCCGCCGACGAACGCATCGGCAAGGCCGGCCTGTCGCTGGTCTATCTCGGTATCGCGCTGTTGTTCGCCTGCATCGTGCTGCGCGGCCTGGCCACCGCCCGGGTGCCGTGGGGCAACATGTACGAGTTCATCAACCTGACGTGCTTCTGCGGTCTGGTGGCGGGCGCTATCGTCCTGCGCAAACCGCAGTACCGCGCGCTGTGGGTTTTCGTACTCGTTCCTGTGCTGATTCTCCTGACCGTCTCGGGCCGTTGGCTTTACACCAATGCGGCGCCGGTGATGCCCGCGCTGCAGTCGTATTGGCTGCCCATTCACGTATCGGTCGTCAGCCTGGGTTCGGGAGTATTTCTGGTCGCCGGTATGGCCAGCATCATGTTCCTGCTGAAGATGTCGCCGTTGGCCGCTGCGGGGCGCGAGGGCGCGCTCGCGCAAATCGTGCAGCGGATGCCCGATGCCCAGACCCTCGACCGAATCGCTTACCGCACCACGATTTTCGCGTTCCCGATCTTCGGCTTCGGCGTCATCTTCGGTGCCATCTGGGCTGAGGAAGCGTGGGGCCGGTACTGGGGCTGGGACCCCAAGGAGACGGTGTCGTTCATCGCCTGGGTGGTCTACGCCGCATACCTGCACGCCCGCTCGACGGCGGGATGGCGCGACAAAAAAGCCGCGTGGATCAACGTCATCGGCTTCGTCGCGATGGTCTTCAATCTGTTCTTCATCAACCTGGTGACGGTCGGCCTGCACTCCTACGCCGGAGTGAGCTGA
- a CDS encoding MinD/ParA family ATP-binding protein, whose amino-acid sequence MSTPHGSRQGHELTDATTVFRTEQRFTDPATIAPESEPDWLAPTPPIGIPMESLTAAAPLFNQYVAENPVPSYRPTVPPTPYPDLSTSALLRQVKPPPSGGWRRWLYLASGKLINVGEGQRAAHHTNLVAQVNRPLPGCYKIALLSLKGGVGKTTITATLGGTFATIRGDRVIAVDANPDRGTLSQKVPLETPATVRHLLRDAEKIERYSDVRGYTSQGPSRLEVLASESDPSVSEAFSAADYDKALAVLERFYSLVLTDCGTGLLHSAMSSVLSQADALVVVSSGSVDGARSASATLDWLDAHGHQDLVRRSVCVVNAVRPRAGKVDMQKVVDHFSRRCRAVCVVPFDPHLEEGAEIDLERLKPKTREALVQLAAVVADGFPAVDVNERFG is encoded by the coding sequence GTGTCCACTCCTCATGGGTCCCGCCAGGGCCATGAATTAACTGATGCGACAACAGTATTCCGCACCGAACAGCGGTTCACCGATCCGGCGACCATCGCACCCGAATCCGAACCGGACTGGCTGGCGCCCACGCCGCCCATCGGCATCCCGATGGAGTCGCTGACCGCGGCCGCGCCGCTGTTCAACCAGTACGTCGCCGAGAATCCGGTGCCGTCCTACCGCCCGACGGTGCCGCCGACGCCGTATCCGGACCTGTCGACGAGCGCGCTGCTGCGCCAGGTGAAGCCGCCGCCATCCGGTGGCTGGCGCCGCTGGTTGTATCTGGCGTCCGGGAAGCTGATCAACGTCGGCGAGGGTCAGCGCGCCGCGCACCACACGAACCTCGTCGCACAGGTGAACCGTCCGCTGCCGGGCTGCTACAAGATCGCGCTGCTGTCGCTGAAGGGCGGGGTCGGAAAGACGACGATCACCGCCACCCTGGGCGGAACGTTCGCCACCATTCGCGGCGACCGGGTGATCGCGGTCGACGCCAATCCCGACCGTGGGACCCTGAGCCAGAAGGTGCCGCTGGAAACCCCGGCCACCGTGCGTCATCTGCTTCGCGACGCAGAGAAGATCGAGCGCTACAGCGACGTCCGTGGTTACACCTCGCAGGGCCCGAGCCGGCTGGAAGTGCTGGCGTCAGAAAGCGACCCCTCGGTGTCCGAGGCGTTCAGCGCCGCGGATTACGACAAGGCGCTTGCGGTGCTCGAGCGGTTCTACAGCCTGGTACTCACCGACTGCGGCACCGGGCTGCTGCACTCGGCGATGTCGTCGGTGCTGTCGCAGGCCGACGCACTGGTCGTGGTGAGTTCGGGTTCGGTGGACGGGGCGCGTAGCGCCTCGGCGACGCTGGATTGGCTGGACGCCCACGGCCATCAGGACCTGGTGCGGCGGTCGGTGTGCGTGGTCAACGCCGTCCGGCCGCGGGCGGGCAAGGTCGACATGCAGAAGGTGGTGGACCACTTCTCGCGGCGGTGCCGGGCGGTGTGCGTGGTGCCGTTCGACCCGCACCTGGAAGAGGGCGCCGAAATCGATCTCGAGCGGCTGAAGCCCAAGACTCGTGAGGCTCTGGTTCAGCTGGCCGCTGTGGTGGCCGACGGCTTTCCGGCCGTCGACGTCAACGAACGGTTCGGCTAG
- a CDS encoding DUF4229 domain-containing protein has product MSDNSDNKTPGAGGRLALDVLVYTLARIALVVVLTAAIYYLGKLIGITEFPLIVALLFAIVLALPLGIWLLAPLRKRATASIAAVDERRRRDREQLQARLRGKESTD; this is encoded by the coding sequence GTGTCGGACAATTCGGACAACAAGACCCCGGGCGCGGGCGGTCGCTTAGCGCTCGACGTCCTCGTGTACACCCTTGCGCGGATCGCCTTGGTGGTAGTTCTGACGGCGGCGATCTACTACCTCGGCAAGCTGATCGGGATCACCGAGTTCCCGCTCATCGTGGCGTTGTTGTTCGCGATCGTGCTTGCTCTTCCGCTGGGGATCTGGCTGTTGGCTCCGCTGCGCAAGCGGGCCACCGCGAGCATCGCCGCGGTCGATGAGCGTCGTCGCCGTGACCGTGAGCAACTGCAGGCCCGGCTGCGCGGCAAAGAGTCGACCGACTAG
- a CDS encoding 1,4-dihydroxy-2-naphthoate polyprenyltransferase: MASIAQWVEGARPRTLPNAVAPVVAGTGAAAWLDAFVWWKALLALAVSLALIVGVNYANDYSDGIRGTDDDRAGPLRLVGSKLASPRAVLSAAVVSLAVGAVAGLALAVVSAPWLIAVGVVCIAGAWLYTGGSRPYGYAGFGEVAVFVFFGLVAVLGTQYTQALRVDWVGLALAVATGALSSAVLVANNLRDIPTDRVAGKVTLAVRLGDAHTRILYQSMLAVAGVLTLVLMLATPWCAVGLIAAPLALRAAGPVRRGLGGRELIPVLRDTGLTMLVWSIAVAVALAFG, from the coding sequence ATGGCGAGCATCGCGCAGTGGGTCGAAGGGGCCAGGCCCAGAACTCTGCCCAACGCGGTGGCGCCAGTGGTCGCGGGCACCGGCGCGGCGGCCTGGCTGGACGCCTTCGTGTGGTGGAAGGCGCTGCTGGCACTTGCCGTTTCACTCGCACTGATCGTCGGGGTCAACTACGCCAACGACTATTCCGACGGCATCCGCGGCACCGACGACGACCGGGCCGGGCCGCTGCGACTGGTCGGCTCAAAGCTGGCGTCACCGCGTGCGGTGCTGAGCGCCGCCGTCGTCAGCCTCGCAGTCGGTGCGGTCGCCGGACTGGCGCTGGCCGTCGTCAGCGCGCCCTGGCTGATCGCGGTGGGTGTCGTCTGCATCGCGGGAGCGTGGCTGTACACCGGCGGCTCGCGGCCCTACGGCTATGCGGGATTCGGCGAAGTCGCGGTGTTCGTGTTCTTCGGCCTCGTCGCTGTGCTGGGCACGCAGTACACCCAGGCGCTGCGGGTCGACTGGGTCGGCCTGGCGCTGGCCGTCGCGACGGGCGCGCTGTCGTCGGCCGTGTTGGTGGCCAACAACCTGCGTGACATCCCGACCGACCGGGTAGCGGGCAAGGTCACCTTGGCGGTCCGGTTGGGCGATGCCCACACCCGAATCCTCTATCAGTCCATGCTGGCCGTGGCCGGCGTGCTGACCCTGGTCCTGATGCTCGCGACGCCGTGGTGTGCGGTCGGCCTGATCGCCGCACCGCTGGCCCTGCGCGCGGCCGGCCCGGTACGCCGCGGCCTCGGCGGCCGCGAGCTCATCCCGGTGCTGCGCGATACCGGCCTGACGATGCTGGTCTGGTCGATCGCGGTGGCGGTGGCGCTGGCGTTCGGCTAG
- a CDS encoding MarR family winged helix-turn-helix transcriptional regulator — protein MSTRRPGDVGRRLVQQRRHRLGFDDVEAHAWVQFESVAIALHGLVNRALQHHHQLSLADVQLLTHLKSHGPSPMGALAEMLMVTPSALTQQIQRLERRRLVDREASSDDGRRVLATITRDGLRLTAASLETYARVVRTHFLDELSRNQMIALGDGCRRISARLKAADPPGEPSDSQ, from the coding sequence GTGTCGACACGTCGACCGGGTGACGTAGGCCGTCGATTGGTTCAACAACGCCGCCACAGACTGGGCTTCGACGATGTCGAGGCCCACGCGTGGGTGCAGTTCGAGTCGGTCGCCATCGCATTGCACGGACTGGTCAATCGAGCCCTGCAGCACCACCACCAATTGAGCCTCGCCGACGTCCAATTGCTGACGCATCTGAAAAGTCATGGCCCCAGCCCGATGGGTGCTCTGGCCGAGATGCTGATGGTCACCCCGAGTGCGTTGACCCAGCAGATCCAGCGCCTCGAGCGCCGGCGACTGGTCGACCGGGAGGCGAGTAGCGACGACGGCCGCCGGGTGCTCGCGACGATCACCCGAGACGGGCTCCGCCTTACCGCCGCGTCGTTGGAGACCTACGCCCGCGTGGTGCGTACACACTTCCTCGACGAACTGAGCAGGAACCAGATGATTGCGCTCGGCGACGGCTGCCGGCGGATCAGCGCCCGGTTGAAGGCCGCCGATCCACCTGGCGAACCATCCGACAGCCAGTGA
- a CDS encoding S-methyl-5'-thioadenosine phosphorylase gives MLGVIGGSGFYTFFGSDARSVNLDTPYGEPSAPITVGQVGQHEVAFLPRHGLSHEFSPHTVPYRANMWALRALGVRRVFGPCAVGSLTPELGPGAVVVPDQLVDRTRGRLDTYFDSGGIHVGFADPYCPTLRSAVTGLPGVVDGGTMVVVQGPRFSTRAESQWFAREGFSLINMTGYPEAVLARELEMCYAAIALVTDLDAGVDVGAGVRAVDVFAEFEKNMGPFKQLVLEAIDQVASDRVCEHCLAHEGVELPFDLP, from the coding sequence ATGCTCGGAGTCATCGGCGGCAGCGGTTTCTACACCTTCTTCGGGTCCGACGCGCGCAGCGTCAACCTGGATACGCCCTACGGTGAGCCGAGTGCGCCGATCACAGTCGGCCAGGTCGGCCAGCACGAGGTGGCCTTCCTGCCCCGGCATGGCCTGAGCCATGAGTTCTCGCCCCACACGGTGCCGTACCGGGCCAACATGTGGGCGTTGCGTGCGCTCGGCGTGCGCCGGGTGTTCGGGCCGTGCGCGGTCGGCAGCCTCACCCCCGAACTCGGGCCCGGCGCCGTCGTCGTCCCCGATCAGCTGGTCGACCGGACCCGGGGCAGGCTGGACACGTACTTCGACTCCGGTGGCATCCATGTCGGCTTCGCCGATCCCTACTGCCCGACGTTGCGCTCGGCGGTGACGGGGCTGCCCGGTGTGGTCGACGGCGGCACCATGGTGGTGGTGCAGGGGCCGCGGTTCTCCACCCGCGCCGAGAGCCAGTGGTTCGCGCGCGAAGGGTTCAGCCTGATCAACATGACCGGATACCCCGAGGCGGTGCTCGCCCGAGAGCTGGAAATGTGTTATGCGGCAATTGCTTTGGTGACCGACCTGGATGCCGGCGTGGATGTCGGGGCGGGTGTTCGCGCGGTCGACGTTTTCGCGGAGTTCGAGAAGAACATGGGGCCGTTCAAGCAGTTGGTGCTGGAAGCCATCGACCAGGTGGCCTCTGACCGCGTGTGCGAACACTGCCTTGCGCACGAAGGTGTCGAGTTGCCGTTCGACCTGCCGTGA
- a CDS encoding NAD-dependent epimerase/dehydratase family protein, whose product MRILLTGAAGFIGSRVRAALLAGGHEVVAVDVMLDAAHGAGAELPDDTHRVDVRDADALAPLLSGVDVVCHQAAVVGAGVNAADAPSYGSHNDYGTAVLLSQMFAAGVQRLVLASSMVVYGQGGYRCPQHGAVEPLPRTRADLDAGVFEHRCPVGGEELQWQLVGEDAPLRPRSLYAASKAAQEHYALAWAESTGGSVVALRYHNVYGPGMPRDTPYSGVAAIFRSSLEKGEPPRVFEDGGQMRDFVHVDDVAAANVAAVHSQAGGFLAANVCSGRPVSIMTVATRICEARGGPAPLVTGQYRSGDVRHIVADPAQAADRLGFRAQIDPDRGLRDFAFAPLRA is encoded by the coding sequence GTGAGGATCCTGCTGACCGGCGCGGCCGGGTTCATCGGCAGCCGGGTGCGCGCGGCGCTGCTCGCCGGCGGGCACGAGGTGGTGGCGGTCGACGTCATGCTCGACGCGGCTCATGGTGCCGGGGCCGAGCTGCCCGACGACACACACCGTGTGGATGTGCGCGATGCGGATGCCTTGGCGCCCTTGCTGTCCGGTGTCGACGTGGTGTGCCATCAGGCTGCTGTGGTGGGGGCGGGGGTGAACGCCGCCGACGCGCCGTCCTACGGCAGTCACAACGACTATGGGACCGCGGTTCTGCTGTCGCAGATGTTCGCCGCAGGCGTGCAGCGGTTGGTCTTGGCGTCGTCGATGGTGGTTTACGGCCAGGGTGGATACCGGTGCCCCCAGCACGGCGCCGTCGAACCGCTGCCGCGCACCAGGGCCGACCTCGATGCCGGCGTGTTCGAGCATCGCTGTCCCGTCGGTGGTGAGGAACTGCAGTGGCAGCTGGTCGGTGAGGACGCACCGCTGCGCCCTCGCAGCCTGTACGCCGCCAGCAAGGCGGCTCAGGAGCATTACGCGCTGGCGTGGGCCGAATCGACCGGCGGATCGGTGGTCGCGCTGCGCTATCACAATGTCTACGGCCCCGGCATGCCGCGTGACACCCCGTATTCGGGAGTGGCCGCGATATTCCGGTCGTCGCTCGAGAAGGGCGAGCCGCCAAGGGTTTTCGAAGATGGCGGTCAAATGCGAGACTTCGTGCACGTCGACGACGTCGCGGCGGCCAATGTCGCGGCCGTGCACTCGCAGGCCGGCGGATTTCTGGCGGCCAATGTGTGCTCGGGGCGGCCGGTATCGATCATGACGGTCGCCACCCGGATCTGCGAGGCCCGGGGTGGGCCGGCGCCTCTGGTCACCGGCCAGTATCGCAGCGGCGACGTGCGCCACATCGTTGCCGACCCCGCCCAGGCTGCCGATCGGCTGGGCTTCCGGGCCCAGATCGACCCGGACCGGGGACTGCGGGACTTCGCCTTTGCGCCGTTGCGGGCGTGA
- a CDS encoding peroxiredoxin, which produces MALLTIGDQFPAYDLKAVVGGDLSKVNAQQPDDYFIQVTSSDSPGKWRIIFFWPKDFTFVCPTEIAAFGKLNDEFEDRDAQVIGVSVDNEFVHFQWRAQHEELKKLPFPMVSDLKRELALATGVLNADGVADRATFIVDPNNEIQFVSVTAGSVGRNVDEVLRVLDALQSDELCACNWKKGDPTIDAGELLAEAV; this is translated from the coding sequence ATGGCTCTGTTGACAATCGGGGATCAGTTCCCGGCCTACGACCTCAAAGCGGTTGTCGGGGGTGACCTGTCGAAGGTCAACGCCCAGCAGCCCGACGATTACTTCATTCAGGTGACGAGCTCGGACAGCCCGGGCAAGTGGCGCATCATCTTCTTCTGGCCCAAGGACTTCACGTTCGTCTGCCCCACCGAGATTGCCGCGTTCGGCAAGCTCAACGACGAGTTCGAGGACCGCGATGCCCAGGTGATCGGGGTGTCGGTGGACAACGAGTTCGTTCACTTCCAGTGGCGGGCGCAGCACGAGGAACTCAAGAAGCTGCCGTTCCCGATGGTGTCCGATCTCAAGCGCGAGCTGGCCCTCGCGACCGGCGTGCTCAACGCAGACGGCGTCGCCGACCGTGCGACGTTCATCGTCGACCCGAACAACGAGATCCAATTCGTCTCGGTGACCGCGGGATCGGTGGGGCGCAACGTCGACGAGGTGCTGCGGGTGCTCGACGCGCTGCAGTCCGACGAGCTGTGCGCGTGTAACTGGAAGAAGGGCGACCCGACCATCGACGCCGGCGAGCTGCTGGCCGAGGCGGTCTGA
- the ahpD gene encoding alkyl hydroperoxide reductase AhpD, whose translation MSIDAVKEALPEYAKDLKLNLGSIVRSTELTEQQLWGALVATAAATKSERLLREVTEDALDVLSEEAYHAALGAAAVMGMNNVFYRTKYQLEGRYDDLRAGLRMNIIANPGVAKADFELWSLAVSAVNGCAQCLTAHEDELRKAEVSRTVIFEAIRLASIVSGVAQALLTAQALASA comes from the coding sequence ATGAGCATCGACGCCGTCAAAGAGGCGTTGCCCGAGTACGCCAAGGATCTCAAGCTCAACCTGGGCAGCATCGTCCGCTCGACCGAGCTGACCGAACAGCAGCTATGGGGCGCGCTCGTGGCGACAGCTGCGGCGACCAAGTCCGAGCGGCTGCTACGTGAGGTGACCGAGGACGCCCTGGACGTGCTGTCCGAGGAGGCGTATCACGCAGCGCTGGGCGCGGCCGCGGTCATGGGGATGAACAACGTCTTCTACCGCACCAAGTATCAGCTCGAGGGTCGGTACGACGATCTGCGGGCCGGTCTGCGGATGAACATCATCGCCAACCCGGGCGTGGCCAAGGCGGACTTCGAGCTGTGGTCGCTGGCCGTGTCGGCGGTCAACGGGTGTGCCCAATGCCTGACCGCGCACGAGGACGAGCTTCGTAAGGCCGAGGTGTCCCGGACGGTGATCTTCGAGGCGATTCGGCTGGCGTCGATCGTGTCCGGGGTCGCGCAAGCCCTGCTCACGGCTCAGGCGCTCGCTTCCGCCTGA